Sequence from the Fibrobacter sp. genome:
CTTCACGCCAAAAGCCTTACGGAATGCGTCGATAGCCTGCAGTCTCAAAATTTTAGACACTGCAAACTTCTGTCCAGGACGGGCATCCATTCTGAAAATGCCCACTGTAACGGAATCGCCGGCATAGGGGAACTTGTAAGTTTCACCAGCAACACCGGAGAACACAACATTCTGTTTATGGTCAAGCAAATCAAAGCCGCCAACGCTGTCCTTCACGACAACAAACCATTCCTGATCCTTATACTCATCAGACGGAATGCTATCCCAGGGAATTTCCAACTGGGAAAGTTCAAGACGGCCTTCCTTATGGAGGAGACGATCCACAAAACTGAGAGGTTCTGCACGATACATCAAATGCATCTTTTCAACGGCGGAACCCATCACCTGGCGACTCTTGATCAGTTCAATTTCAGTTTCTGCAGGACTGGACGATGCAAAAAGAGCGCCAAGGCCTCCCATCATGTTCATGGAACTTTTGCCGTTCTTGGATTCAATTTGCAGCAAAGCATCCACCTGATAGATCGGGCGAATCCATTGGGCGACAAACACGCCAACAATGCCGGCAAGAATCAAGCACGGAAGCATGATATGCCAATTCTTCAAAAGGTCTTTTAAAACTTGAACAAGATCTGTTTCTTCTGTCTTTTTAGAAGCCATAGATTCCTTCACATCCAGATAAGATTACGATTAGTGTTGCAAATTTAGAAAAACAAAAGATTTCATAAAAAACTATCTTTTAATATATGAGCGAAAATACCCCCCTCTTTCTAAAAGATTTCCTTCCCAAGAACAACAAGGACGCACAAAACTCCGGCGATCAGCAAGCCGACGTTTCTTCTGAAGCCCTTTTGGAATCTTTCTTGACATGGGCAGAATCCAAGGGAACTTCGCTTTACCCCGCCCAGGAAGAAGCCATCTTGGAACTTCTGGACGGAAAAAATGTCATTTTGAATACTCCCACCGGTTCCGGGAAATCCATGGTGGCCCTGGCTATGCATTTCGATAGTCTGGCCCACGGAAGACGCAGCGTTTACACCTGCCCCATCAAGGCCTTGGTCAACGAAAAATGGATGGCCCTGTGTAAGGAATTTGGCCCCGAAAATGTAGGACTTTCCACAGGTGACGCCACCGTCAATCGCGACGCCCCCATCATCTGCTGTACTGCCGAAATTCTCGCCAACATGGCCCTTTGCGAAGGGGAAATGTCCACCATTTCCGACGTGGTCATGGATGAATTCCATTACTACTCCGACAAGGAACGCGGCGCAGCCTGGCAGGTTCCTCTCTTGACCATGCCACACACACGATTCCTTCTCATGAGCGCAACCATCGGCGCCACGGAATTTTTCGAGAAGGAAATGACGAAGCATACGGGTAAGGAATCCGTTACCGTCCGCTCTACAGACCGCCCGGTTCCTCTTGATTTTACCTACTCCGAAACGGAACTTTCCAACACCGTTCAAAAACTTGTGAACGAAGGGAAGGCTCCTGTTTATGTGGTGCATTTTACCCAGGCTGCTGCAGCAACCAACGCCCAGAATTTCATGAGTTTGGACCTTTGTTCCAAGGAAGAAAAGGTGGCCATCAACGAAGCCATCAAGGAAGTTCGTTTCAGCAGCCCCTACGGCCCCGAAGTGAAGCGTTGGCTGAAGCAGGGCATCGGCATTCACCATGCAGGACTTTTACCGAAGTACAGAATTCTCTGCGAAAAGTTGGCTCAGAAAGGTTTGCTGAAAGTCATCTGCGGAACGGACACCTTAGGCGTTGGTGTCAATGTTCCTATTCGTACCGTTTTGTTCACACAGCTCTGTAAGTACAGCGGCGACAAGACCGCAATCCTTACCGCACGCGACTTCCACCAGATCGCAGGACGCGCAGGTCGTAAGGGTTTTGACAACATAGGCTACGTGGTGGCCCAGGCTCCGGAACACGTTATTGAAAACCTAAAGTTAGAAGCCAAGACAAAACAGACCGGGAAAAAATTCCAAAAGAAAAAGCCGCCTGAACACGGCTACGTTCCTTTCGACAAGGGAACATACGAACGCTTGATCCAGGCCGCTCCAGAGCCACTTACCTCCAGTTTCCAGGTGAGCCACGGAATGCTTTTGAACATTCTCAGCCGCCCCACCGACGGTTGCCGCGCCATGCGAAATCTGTTGAAGGATTGTCACGAATCCGCAGCAAGCAAAAAGAAGTTGGAAAAGCGCGCATTCCAGTTATTCCGCGGCCTGGTAGAAGGCAAGATTATTGAATTTGTACCGCAGGTAGCACCGGGCTACAGCAAGCTCCGCGTGAACATGGATTTGCAGGACGACTTCTCCATGAATCAGCCCCTTTCCCTGTACCTGCTGGACACTTTGCCAAAGTTGGACAAGGACAGCCCCGACTACGCTTTAGATGTTATTACTTTGTGCGAAAGCATCGTGGAAAACCCCGAAACCATCTTGCGCATTCAGCAAAACAAGGCGAAGAACGCCCGCATGGATGAAATGAAGGCCCAGGGTATGGAATTCAACCAGCGTATGGAAGAATTGGAAAAGGTGGAATACCCCAAGCCCCTCCGCGAATTCCTTTACGACACCTACAACGCCTTCGCAGAAAACCACCCGTGGGTCGACGTAAACGTGGAACCCAAATCCATCGTCCGCGAAATGTTTGAAAACTTCAGCACCTTCAGCGGTTACGTAAAACAGTACAACTTGCAGCGCATGGAAGCAATTCTCCTGCGCCACCTGAACTACGTCTACAAAGTTCTGCAGCAAACTGTTCCCGATGGATACAAAAACGACGAACTCCGCGATATGGAAGAGTACCTTGGCGACATGATTCGTCGCACGGACTCCAGCCTTCTGGAAGAATGGGAAAAGATGGCCCATCCCGAAGACTATCAGAAGCGTATGGAAGCCGCCGGGGCTACGGAACTGGAAACCGCATTTGGCGCCGACAAGGTGGCCGCCGACATTACCTACGACAAGAAACGTTTCGTCAATATGGTGCGTCAGCGCATCTTCCAGCTCATGGGCGCACTCCAAAAGCAAGCTTACGGCGATGCGCTTGACATGCTGGCAGACGACTTGGCAGAAGGCCAAATGCTGGTGGACGGCGAAGGCAAGCCATGGACCGAAAGCCGCTTACTGGAAATCATGGCAGCCTACACCGCAGAACACCACAAGTTCCGTCTGGACGTAGAAGGAAGATCCATCCATCACAGCATTATCACTTACGATGGAGACATCATGCGCATCCAGCAAATGCTGCAGGACGAAGAAGATTTCAACGACTGGAGTATCGATTTCGAAATTGATATGAAGGAATGTCGCGAAGCCGGCATGCCTTTGATCAAGATGATGAGAATCGGCGAAGTTTAACGGTTCTTCACGCAGCGAATGGAATAGGCATCGCTCTTGTAAGAGAAATCTGCACCAATCTTTCCACCACGAAAACCGAGGCTACGATACCTGGCGCATTCGTGGCTAACAGCCGTTGCAGTCCAGTAATAGGCAGACTTGTTCAAGTCAAAGAAATAGCCCATGCCGTAGCGGCCTCCCGAAGGAACACCCGCAAAGCCCACGCTATCCTTACCCGGTCTGGAACCAAAACATTCCTCCCAGTAATTGGGAGATTTCAGCATGTTACCCGGAATATCGTCTTCCAGGCTTCTCAGGTATTCACAAAGTTCATGCCACTCATCTTCAGAAGGAATGTGCCAGCCTTCAGGAGCAATTCCCTGATAAGTCCCTGCGGAAATTTTTGCTGCACTTTCAGCATCTAAGTCCATTTCATTAAATTTGGCATCCAAATCCATGGCAGCCGCCCAAGTATAGAGGCGACCATATCTTGCTGCGTTCTTTGCGACCTCTCCATAAACAAAACTGCCAACATCATCATCAGCGTGTCCGCCTTTAGTGACATAGCGGAGATTTTCTGCCATCCAAATTTGCTCACCAATTTTCACGGTGCTATAAATTTCACCATCACGGTCGTCCACCAAGGAACCATAGCCGAACTTGACGCCATTCTCCATAAGGTAAGCGGAGAATTCTTCGTCTTTTACACTTTTCGTAAATCCAGCTTGGTTTAAAATCATTGTTTCACCTTAATTTTTACAGAAATTGAAAATTTTTCATTTCTTTTCCGACTTTACGCCGTATGAAATGCAAAATCCGTGCCAAGGAGAGGTTTAAGCGGAAAGGATAAAGGTTAAAGGTTAAAGGGGACCAACCATTTTTTCTATCTTTGGGTCAAAAGCGTCCTTTGTTCGACATTACCTTCGAACAGGAGCCTCGAACCTCGAACCTCGAGCCTACAAATGACCGCAGAAGAACTTTACAATCGTCTTAAGACTATCCAGCCCGGCGCTGTCCTTTGCACCTATTCCATGGAAAAAGTGGAACAGATGCTTCCCGTCATCAACGAGATTAACGAACTGAAGAAGGAACGTGACGCCGTGATTCTCGCCCACAGTTACGTTGCCCCGGAAATCATCCTGGGTGTTGCCGACTACGACGGCGACAGTTTCAAGCTGAGCCAGGACGCCACCAAGGTGGAAGCAAAGACCATCGTCTTCTCCGCAGTCCGTTTCATGGGCGAAACCGCCAAGATTCTGAACCCCACCAAGGACGTTCTGATTCCGGGTCCTCTTACCGGTTGTAGCCTGGCCGACTCCATTACCGGAGCCGAAGTCCGCGCCCTCCGCGAAAAGTATCCCGACCACACTTTCGTCTGCTACATCAATACCACCGCCGACGTGAAGGCAAACTGCGACGTTTGCGTCACCAGTTCCAACGTGATGAAGATCGTAAGCAGTCTCGAAAACGATAAAATCGTATTCGTACCCGATGGTCTCATGGGCCAGAACCTCATTGAGGAAATGAAGAAGCGTAACATCAAGAAGGAAATCGTTCTCCATAGCGGTTGCTGCTACGTGCACGAAACCTACGATTCCGAACTGATCAACTTCTTCCGCAGCCAGAATCCGGGCCTGAAGGTGGTAAGCCATCCCGAATGCCATCCGGGCGTCGCCCTCCTCAGCGATTACGTGGGCAGCACCGGTCAAATGGTTTCCTACATCAAGGAACAGCCGGAAAATACTCCGTTCCTGCTCCTTACCGAATGCGGCCTCAATGCCCGTATGCAGTACGAGTTCCCCAATAAGCGCTTTATCGGTAGCTGCAGCATGTGTAAGTACATGAAATCCAACTCCCTGGAAAACATTCTGGAAACCCTCCGTCATCCGGACTCGGCCCAGCATGTGGAACTGGACGAAGCAACTCGCGTCGCCGCAAAGAAGTGCATCGACGCCATGTTCTACTACGCAGCTAAGTAGGGAAACTCAAAGTCAAAGGTTAAAGGATAGAAGATCGTAATGAAGATGAATAGACTTTTATTTGCACTGATCACCGCAGTTACAGTTTTCTGTTCTCACGCCTTGGCTGACGATTACTGGCCGAGAACATATTTTGTTGAAGCCGGCTTTGGTGCTGCCTATTCAAGAGGTGACTTAAATAAGCATATCATCAAGACGGCCGATACCCTCGGAAATAAAGTAACCGTACACCCGCCTACTTTGAATTTTCTTGCTAGTCCAGACCTCACCTTGGGCGCAAACATCTGGGCATTCACGCTGACCGCAAATTTCCAGTATTGGAAATCTACCCAGGAACTCACCAAGTATGACGAAGAAGACAACGAGCGAAATTCTCGTATTTGGCGATTCGGCTTCGAGTTCACCTACAACTTGTTGTGGCCTGAAGATTTCCAGATCGGCCTCGGTGGCGGATACTCCTATAGCAATATCAAAACCAAAAATTCCGCAATGTTTGGTTACGACGAAAGCATTGCCGAATTGATGGGTTCAGGCCTCGCCTTTATCGCCAACTTCCGTTACTATTTCACCAACCATATCGCAGTCGTGCCATCTGTCAAGATTTACGAAAACTGGTATAAGAACATCTATACTGAGCAAACAGGCCTCTGCGACTTGGACCACTATTTTTGGCAAACAACTTTCTTTGCTTCACTGTCTGTACAATATCAGTTCTAGGTTTGGGTAAAATATGAAAACAATCACTAAAATCATTTCCGCTATCGCTTTAGGCGTAGCAGTATCCGCAGGCGCAGCCGACAAAGATGGCTGGGCAACCACCAACGAAACATTGTCCGCATTCTACAAGGCATCCAACCGAGCCGGTTATGTCAAGCCCATCATCGACAATGTTGGTAACGTGCTGAACAGCAACTGGTATGCAAGCGCCAGCGTCCCCCAGAATTTCGCCTTTGAAGCAGGTCTTCCCTTCGCCATCGTACCCATCGGAGATGACGACAGAAAATACACTCAAAAAGTAGGCATTCTTTCCGCAGACATTCCCACCATTTTCGGAGACAAGGGCCAGCCAGCTGTTCCCGGGATCGTTTACGGTAACGAGACCTTGAACAGCCTCCCCATTTTCACCTATCCGTACTTGCAACTCGGCATCAGCTACTACCACGCACGTCTGGTTCTCCGCGGCATGTGGCTTCCGCCCATCAGCGAACTGAAGGGTTTCAACCTTTTGGGTATTGGCGCACAGTATAGTTTCGGCCATCTGTTCCAGAAAAAGTTGCCCGCCGCCCTCCAGACTATGGACATCAGCGCCGTATTCGGCTACAGCTCCAGCACCATCAAGTACCAACCCAAGGAACACACCTCCCCTTTGATTCTTGATCTGACCGGCATTACTGCAGACGTTGTAATCGGCTACAAACCTATCAAGGAAGTGGAAGTCATGATGACCTTGGGTTACCAGTACGCCAACATGGATGCCTCCGGCAAATCCAGCGCATACGCCCCCAACTACGACCTTTCTGTTGAAGGCAATAGCGGATTCAAGTTCGGTCTGGAAGTCGCATTTACCGTGGGTAACTCCTACCATCCGGTTATCGGCTTTGATTATGCCGGCAAGTCCAGCTTTACGACTAACGTTCTTTACTTCCAGCAGCAGTTCGGCAAGGAATAATTTCAACCTGGGGCAAGTGGCGAAGTCGACCGCTACATCCTGCAACCCGCAACAAAATAAAGAAGGCATAAGATGATTACATTCCTTATTGGCGTCGCCATCCTCATCGGAGGCTACTTCACTTACGGAAAATTCGTTGAAAAAGTTTTCGGTCCCGATGACCGCAAGCCGCCTGCACTTGAAAATCCTGATGGTGTGGACCGCGTGGTTCTGCCCCATTGGAAAAACGTCTTGATCCAGCTTTTGAACATCGCCGGCATCGGTCCCGTGATTGGCGTGATTCTTGGAATCAAGTTCGGTGCCATCGTCTTTATTTTGCTTCCCCTGGGTAACGTCCTTGGCGGTGCCGTCCACGACTACTTCAGCGGCATGGTGAGCATGCGTAACAACGGTTACAATGTTCCAGCCCTCTCCCGCAAGTTCCTGGGCAAAGGACCTTCCAAGATCGTTATCACCCTGATTTCTGTGGCATTGATTCTTGTAGGCGCCGTGTTCACCAACACTCCTGCAGCTCTCATCAACACCCCCATTCTCGTGGGGAGCGCTGTTTCTCCCACTCTGTTCTGGATTGCAGTGGGCT
This genomic interval carries:
- a CDS encoding DUF3516 domain-containing protein, with amino-acid sequence MSENTPLFLKDFLPKNNKDAQNSGDQQADVSSEALLESFLTWAESKGTSLYPAQEEAILELLDGKNVILNTPTGSGKSMVALAMHFDSLAHGRRSVYTCPIKALVNEKWMALCKEFGPENVGLSTGDATVNRDAPIICCTAEILANMALCEGEMSTISDVVMDEFHYYSDKERGAAWQVPLLTMPHTRFLLMSATIGATEFFEKEMTKHTGKESVTVRSTDRPVPLDFTYSETELSNTVQKLVNEGKAPVYVVHFTQAAAATNAQNFMSLDLCSKEEKVAINEAIKEVRFSSPYGPEVKRWLKQGIGIHHAGLLPKYRILCEKLAQKGLLKVICGTDTLGVGVNVPIRTVLFTQLCKYSGDKTAILTARDFHQIAGRAGRKGFDNIGYVVAQAPEHVIENLKLEAKTKQTGKKFQKKKPPEHGYVPFDKGTYERLIQAAPEPLTSSFQVSHGMLLNILSRPTDGCRAMRNLLKDCHESAASKKKLEKRAFQLFRGLVEGKIIEFVPQVAPGYSKLRVNMDLQDDFSMNQPLSLYLLDTLPKLDKDSPDYALDVITLCESIVENPETILRIQQNKAKNARMDEMKAQGMEFNQRMEELEKVEYPKPLREFLYDTYNAFAENHPWVDVNVEPKSIVREMFENFSTFSGYVKQYNLQRMEAILLRHLNYVYKVLQQTVPDGYKNDELRDMEEYLGDMIRRTDSSLLEEWEKMAHPEDYQKRMEAAGATELETAFGADKVAADITYDKKRFVNMVRQRIFQLMGALQKQAYGDALDMLADDLAEGQMLVDGEGKPWTESRLLEIMAAYTAEHHKFRLDVEGRSIHHSIITYDGDIMRIQQMLQDEEDFNDWSIDFEIDMKECREAGMPLIKMMRIGEV
- the nadA gene encoding quinolinate synthase NadA, which gives rise to MTAEELYNRLKTIQPGAVLCTYSMEKVEQMLPVINEINELKKERDAVILAHSYVAPEIILGVADYDGDSFKLSQDATKVEAKTIVFSAVRFMGETAKILNPTKDVLIPGPLTGCSLADSITGAEVRALREKYPDHTFVCYINTTADVKANCDVCVTSSNVMKIVSSLENDKIVFVPDGLMGQNLIEEMKKRNIKKEIVLHSGCCYVHETYDSELINFFRSQNPGLKVVSHPECHPGVALLSDYVGSTGQMVSYIKEQPENTPFLLLTECGLNARMQYEFPNKRFIGSCSMCKYMKSNSLENILETLRHPDSAQHVELDEATRVAAKKCIDAMFYYAAK